The Apium graveolens cultivar Ventura chromosome 6, ASM990537v1, whole genome shotgun sequence genome contains a region encoding:
- the LOC141666117 gene encoding uncharacterized protein LOC141666117 codes for MENTTQMIPDIMQAEEEEHEARMRMSVAYFHHRRQRANSESHHGGSTMNHRVIDQNREEGHARLYRDYFADTPTYTDTQFRRRFRMRRSLFLKIQEAVTIHDNYFTQRNDAVGMRGLSSLQKLTAALRMLAYGTTSEAIDDYVRIGESNTIESLRIFVKAIVEVFGAEYLRRPKDEDVTRLLAENEQRGFPGMLGSIDYMHWKWKNCPTGWQGMYIGHVHDPTIILEAIAAKDLWIWNSFFGLSGSLNDINVLDRSHLFQELPEGHGPEMRYTINGHEYNMGYYLADESVRKDVQRAFGVLQSLFAMIPGPSRFWDMETMKYIMIAFIILHNMIIEDERELHTEEEQFDTNVEPTVEREPHHPNTFREFIQVHQQIRDKQAHIRLQNDLVEHLWQIHGDVMN; via the exons ATGGAAAACACCACACAAATGATTCCTGATATCATGCAAGCAGAAGAAGAGGAGCATGAAGCAAGAATGAGAATGAGTGTTGCTTACTTCCACCATCGACGACAAAGAGCAAATTCTGAATCGCATCACGGTGGTTCCACGATGAATCATCGTGTAATTGATCAAAATAGAGAAGAAGGCCATGCTAGATTGTATCGTGATTATTTTGCCGATACACCTACATACACAGATACACAATTTCGTCGAAGATTTCGGATGCGTAGATCGTTATTTTTGAAAATTCAAGAAGCAGTTACAATACACGACAATTATTTCACCCAACGAAATGATGCTGTAGGAATGCGGGGACTATCATCACTCCAAAAATTGACAGCTGCACTTAGGATGCTTGCATACGGAACGACATCAGAAGCTATTGATGATTATGTTCGAATTGGTGAAAGTAATACAATAGAGAGCCTAAGAATATTTGTTAAAGCTATCGTTGAAGTCTTCGGTGCTGAATATTTAAGACGACCAAAAGATGAAGATGTGACCAGATTGTTAGCAGAAAATGAACAACGAGGCTTTCCTGGAATGTTGGGTAGTATTGACTATATGCACTGGAAGTGGAAGAATTGTCCTACTGGCTGGCAAGGTATGTATATAGGTCATGTTCATGATCCTACTATTATATTAGAAGCAATAGCTGCAAAGGACTTGTGGATTTGGAATTCTTTCTTTGGATTATCGGGATCGTTAAATGATATTAATGTTTTGGATCGATCTCATTTATTTCAAGAATTGCCAGAAGGTCATGGACCTGAAATGAGGTATACCATTAATGGGCATGAATATAATATGGGATATTATCTTGCTGATG AATCTGTTAGAAAAGATGTTCAGCGAGCATTTGGAGTATTACAATCTCTGTTTGCTATGATTCCTGGACCTTCACGATTTTGGGATATGGAAACAATGAAGTATATTATGATAGCCTTCATCATATTACATAACATGATCATTGAAGATGAAAGGGAATTGCATACCGAAGAAGAACAATTTGATACAAATGTTGAACCAACTGTTGAAAGAGAACCACATCATCCAAATACCTTTAGGGAATTCATACAGGTGCACCAGCAGATTCGAGACAAACAAGCTCATATTCGGTTACAAAATGATCTTGTGGAACATCTTTGGCAGATTCACGGTGACGTCATGAATTAA